Proteins co-encoded in one Papaver somniferum cultivar HN1 chromosome 5, ASM357369v1, whole genome shotgun sequence genomic window:
- the LOC113284006 gene encoding auxin efflux carrier component 5-like, with protein MMIGMTDIYKVVVAMTPLYVALVLGYGSVKWWKIFTREQCDAINKFVCYFTLPLFTFEFSSHVDPFEWNYKFIAADGISKVIIVIVLVAWAKGSSNGCFTWLITSFSLSTLTNSLVVGVPMLRAMYGDRGVNLVVQSSVFQGIVWLSILLFVLEFRKANDSSSVDVESHMVKDLEGNDKMVSVTTITRPSFCSMMKIVWVKLIVNPNVYASVIGIIWAFISNRWHVEMPEIIDGSVLIMSKAGIGSAMFSMGLFTAQQEKLLACGTSLTLFGVVLKFIAGPAAMAIGCIAVGLHGDVLRVAIIQAALPQSITSFIYAKEYGLHADVLSTAVIFGMIVSLPVLIVYFIALGFLN; from the exons ATGATGATCGGAATGACCGATATATACAAGGTTGTAGTTGCGATGACACCCTTATATGTCGCATTAGTTCTAGGCTATGGTTCAGTGAAGTGGTGGAAGATATTTACTCGAGAACAATGCGACGCGATTAATAAATTCGTTTGTTACTTTACTCTACCACTCTTCACTTTCGAGTTCAGTTCTCATGTCGATCCATTCGAATGGAATTACAAATTCATAGCAGCTGATGGGATATCCAAAGTCATTATTGTCATTGTTTTAGTTGCATGGGCTAAGGGGAGTAGTAATGGATGTTTTACTTGGTTAATAACAAGTTTTTCATTATCAACGTTAACTAATTCTTTGGTTGTAGGAGTACCTATGTTAAGAGCCATGTATGGTGACCGTGGAGTTAATCTTGTTGTTCAAAGTTCTGTCTTTCAAGGGATTGTTTGGTTATCTATTCTTTTGTTCGTTTTAGAGTTCCGCAAGGCGAATGATTCTTCGAGTGTAGATGTTGAGTCTCATATGGTAAAAGATTTAGAAGGAAATGACAAAATGGTTTCAGTCACTACAATTACTAGACCTTCATTTTGTTCCATGATGAAGATTGTTTGGGTTAAGCTTATTGTTAATCCTAATGTTTATGCTAGTGTCATTGGCATCATTTGGGCTTTTATCTCTAATAG ATGGCATGTCGAGATGCCGGAAATCATCGACGGGTCGGTATTGATTATGTCGAAAGCAGGAATCGGCTCAGCTATGTTCAGTATGG GTCTTTTTACTGCACAACAAGAGAAACTTCTGGCATGTGGAACGAGCTTAACGTTATTCGGTGTGGTTTTAAAGTTTATTGCAGGACCAGCTGCTATGGCTATAGGATGCATAGCGGTTGGCCTGCATGGTGATGTTTTGCGTGTAGCAATTATACAA GCAGCATTACCACAATCAATCACATCGTTCATCTACGCGAAAGAGTATGGATTGCATGCTGACGTGCTTAGCACTGC GGTGATATTTGGAATGATCGTTTCCCTGCCAGTCTTAATTGTCTACTTCATAGCTCTCGGTTTTTTGAATTGA
- the LOC113278340 gene encoding auxin efflux carrier component 5-like isoform X1 produces MMIGMGDIYKVVVAMTPLYVALVLGYGSVKWWKMFSPEQCDAINKFVCYFTLPLFTFHFTSQVDPFGWNYKFLAADAISKVIIVIVLVAWAKGSSNGCYTWLITSFSLSTLTNSLVVGVPMLKAMYGDLGVNIVVESTVFQGIVWLSTLLFVLEFRKANDSSSLNIVDSQMVNDLERNDNSVSDTTIPRPSFLSMMKTVCVKLILNPNAQASVIGITWAFISNRWHIEMPTIVEESVLIMSKAGIGSAMFSMGLFTALQEKILACGVRLTLFGLVLRFIAGPAAMAIGCLAVGLRGDVLRVAIVQAALPQAIASFIYAKEYGLHADVLSTAVIVGIIVSLPVLIVYFIALGFL; encoded by the exons ATGATGATCGGAATGGGTGATATATACAAGGTTGTAGTAGCCATGACACCTTTATATGTTGCATTAGTTCTAGGCTATGGTTCAGTAAAATGGTGGAAAATGTTTTCTCCTGAGCAATGCGACGCGATTAATAAATTCGTTTGTTACTTCACTTTACCACTCTTCACATTCCATTTCACTTCTCAAGTCGATCCATTCGGATGGAATTACAAATTTCTAGCTGCTGATGCAATATCAAAGGTCATAATTGTTATTGTTTTAGTTGCATGGGCAAAAGGAAGTAGTAACGGATGTTATACTTGGTTAATAACAAGTTTCTCATTATCAACTTTAACTAATTCTTTGGTCGTAGGAGTACCTATGTTAAAAGCCATGTATGGTGATCTTGGAGTTAACATTGTTGTTGAAAGTACTGTCTTTCAAGGGATAGTCTGGTTATCGACTCTTCTGTTCGTTTTAGAGTTTCGTAAGGCAAATGATTCTTCAAGTTTAAATATTGTTGATTCTCAGATGGTTAACGATTTAGAAAGAAATGACAATTCGGTTTCGGATACTACAATACCTAGACCTTCATTTTTGTCTATGATGAAAACTGTTTGTGTTAAGCTTATTCTTAACCCTAATGCTCAAGCCAGTGTCATTGGCATCACTTGGGCTTTCATCTCAAATAG GTGGCATATTGAAATGCCGACCATTGTCGAGGAATCAGTATTGATCATGTCCAAAGCAGGAATTGGCTCAGCTATGTTCAGTATGG GTCTTTTTACTGCACTGCAAGAAAAAATTCTGGCCTGTGGGGTGCGCTTAACTTTATTCGGTCTGGTATTAAGGTTTATTGCAGGACCAGCTGCCATGGCAATAGGATGTTTGGCCGTTGGCCTGCGCGGTGATGTTTTGCGTGTAGCAATTGTCCAA GCAGCTTTACCACAAGCAATCGCATCGTTCATCTATGCAAAAGAGTATGGGTTGCACGCTGACGTGCTTAGCACTGC ggtgATAGTTGGAATCATTGTTTCCTTGCCTGTCTTAATTGTTTACTTCATAGCTCTTGGTTTTTTGTAG
- the LOC113278340 gene encoding auxin efflux carrier component 5-like isoform X2: MMIGMGDIYKVVVAMTPLYVALVLGYGSVKWWKMFSPEQCDAINKFVCYFTLPLFTFHFTSQVDPFGWNYKFLAADAISKVIIVIVLVAWAKGSSNGCYTWLITSFSLSTLTNSLVVGVPMLKAMYGDLGVNIVVESTVFQGIVWLSTLLFVLEFRKANDSSSLNIVDSQMVNDLERNDNSVSDTTIPRPSFLSMMKTVCVKLILNPNAQASVIGITWAFISNRWHIEMPTIVEESVLIMSKAGIGSAMFSMGLFTALQEKILACGVRLTLFGLVLRFIAGPAAMAIGCLAVGLRGDVLRVAIVQAALPQAIASFIYAKEYGLHADVLSTA; this comes from the exons ATGATGATCGGAATGGGTGATATATACAAGGTTGTAGTAGCCATGACACCTTTATATGTTGCATTAGTTCTAGGCTATGGTTCAGTAAAATGGTGGAAAATGTTTTCTCCTGAGCAATGCGACGCGATTAATAAATTCGTTTGTTACTTCACTTTACCACTCTTCACATTCCATTTCACTTCTCAAGTCGATCCATTCGGATGGAATTACAAATTTCTAGCTGCTGATGCAATATCAAAGGTCATAATTGTTATTGTTTTAGTTGCATGGGCAAAAGGAAGTAGTAACGGATGTTATACTTGGTTAATAACAAGTTTCTCATTATCAACTTTAACTAATTCTTTGGTCGTAGGAGTACCTATGTTAAAAGCCATGTATGGTGATCTTGGAGTTAACATTGTTGTTGAAAGTACTGTCTTTCAAGGGATAGTCTGGTTATCGACTCTTCTGTTCGTTTTAGAGTTTCGTAAGGCAAATGATTCTTCAAGTTTAAATATTGTTGATTCTCAGATGGTTAACGATTTAGAAAGAAATGACAATTCGGTTTCGGATACTACAATACCTAGACCTTCATTTTTGTCTATGATGAAAACTGTTTGTGTTAAGCTTATTCTTAACCCTAATGCTCAAGCCAGTGTCATTGGCATCACTTGGGCTTTCATCTCAAATAG GTGGCATATTGAAATGCCGACCATTGTCGAGGAATCAGTATTGATCATGTCCAAAGCAGGAATTGGCTCAGCTATGTTCAGTATGG GTCTTTTTACTGCACTGCAAGAAAAAATTCTGGCCTGTGGGGTGCGCTTAACTTTATTCGGTCTGGTATTAAGGTTTATTGCAGGACCAGCTGCCATGGCAATAGGATGTTTGGCCGTTGGCCTGCGCGGTGATGTTTTGCGTGTAGCAATTGTCCAA GCAGCTTTACCACAAGCAATCGCATCGTTCATCTATGCAAAAGAGTATGGGTTGCACGCTGACGTGCTTAGCACTGCGTAa